A single region of the Carassius auratus strain Wakin unplaced genomic scaffold, ASM336829v1 scaf_tig00217034, whole genome shotgun sequence genome encodes:
- the LOC113099799 gene encoding uncharacterized protein LOC113099799, with the protein MEGDSVTLKTDDKQRYDKIEWRFGEERIAGIKEVNGTYYEEVWRFRGRLQLNHTGSLTIRNTTTEHTGVYHLSINIGSAEITRSYRVTVYAPLPIPVIFIYTLQSSLSSERSSRIFLCSVVNVRHVTLSWYKGNSLLSSISESDLNISLSLPLEVEYHDKNIYSCVVNNPIRNQTRHLSNTELYWLGSDSVHCCGTAEAVIRLVVTALMSVAAVAAIVVLVYDIKSRTEEKRTNINLGHRSDKI; encoded by the exons atggagggagattctgtcactctaaagACTGATGATAAACAGAGATATGACAAGATAGAGTGGAGGTTTGGAGAGGAGCGAATCGCCGGAATAAAGGAAGTGAATGGTACATATTATGAGGAGGTTTGGAGATTCAGAGGCCGACTGCAGCTGAATCACACCGGCTCTCTTACCATTAGAAACACcacaactgaacacactggagttTATCATCTGAGTATAAACATTGGAAGTGCAGAGATAACCAGGAGTTACAGAGTTACTGTGTATG CTCCTCTGCCCATTCCAGTAATCTTCATTTACACTTTACAATCTTCTTTATCATCTGAAAGATCATCGAGAATCTtcctgtgttcagtggtgaatgtgaggcatgtgactctctcctggtacaaaggaaacagtttattgtccagcatcagtgagtCTGATctcaacatcagtctctctctacctctggaggtggaatatcacgATAAAAACATCTACAGTTGTGTAGtgaacaatcccatcagaaaccaaACCAGACATCTCTCCAACACTGAACTCTACTGGTTAGGTTCAG ACTCTGTCCACTGTTGTGGCActgctgaagctgtgatccgattggtcgtcACAGCTCTGATGAGCGTGGCTGCTGTGGCTGCCATTGTtgttctggtttatgacatcaaatCCAGAACAGAAGAGAAAAGAACAAACATCAACTTAGGCCACCGATCAGACAAAATTTGA